A single region of the Drosophila takahashii strain IR98-3 E-12201 chromosome 2R, DtakHiC1v2, whole genome shotgun sequence genome encodes:
- the exp gene encoding uncharacterized protein exp isoform X1, giving the protein MVSRRKILSRSRDDLNLDQTFTQQEEEEDIWYQKDKLYKEHIQEVLDKWTQIDDEIWAKVIVFERNRRVAKAYARAPVLTINGSDDGFDGMRIGLCGFDNPMRDQKTDEMKRVIGQGVKIKMDDAGNILIRRYAKSNVYVKSTASSPNEETSIGAEILKLPNQALESEKIVKLFDMKKFQSNVNRELRRAYPDRRRLETQCLSSVAFVKSENDVLECPIWVLIVNVVAMDMLKSKLPPVQRPIVDIKNRPRIPIPDEDPYSVAGNGSGGSSGSSGFGSGHQAQLHPQQQQQLGKHLNGNGGGHVAATREQLLLQTQQLAHKRSEKPPKLPPRDNIYSHDLIPKPDYDDIDLETRIKLSRGKSDKGKDNKKYDDPYYCGLRARVPNFVKSGKPISSAAKDQRDGNANNIGNGGISTLSQKKTSMIHNHLGGMHPHHIQQQQQQLMAAAAAAHAAQHHHAGHQREQQQHHQIWQTRSYESGIGIYKQGGPNAAHPPHKSHALQMQMHQQLQHQQHQPQSLPTDLTATTATATTKTQSTANQPRSHHQPHPHLHPHAHPHHRHHRHGHGHHCERHAHLQQQHVLQQQQPYYDNLENPVAPPPRSVSRRPSTRRSAPEESSSACNCVSCYALAPLCGAVPPPRPQRSLSQQQLRRHQRLSGSQVEPEVRPGVVKWCSESDVSVLELEPTANERYDDCYEYDDFDMAFDLDDDLGLTENIRRRKGTETVDMYVDRAQLRQLQTPAVLRTKSQSTESFFEQPNEEGSLYMYGGRKRIAVKAPSAVNIYDRVRGSMDSTERAGRSAAGPKRGQCHKKPHLPPPSWRGGKRQEQAQNADKRQRYDNAIGNGNSSNNQHKRQLTNAKQDNDDMLKNKNYFNSKNKSIATATVAAAAAAKATATSASTAATSGGGAAAGATGVAGGKARGAPATDNATSASGIQSAPPPPTATRTGRSASRLDISDMESIYGYLKPRKPRSLSLKKIQILDY; this is encoded by the exons AATCGGCCTGTGCGGCTTCGACAATCCGATGAGGGATCAGAAGACCGACGAGATGAAGCGCGTCATCGGACAG GGTGTCAAAATCAAAATGGACGATGCTGGAAACATACTCATCCGGCGGTACGCCAAAAGCAATGTCTATGTGAAGAGCACCGCCAGCAGTCCCAACGAGGAGACCTCCATCGGTGCCGAGATCTTAAAGCTGCCCAATCAGGCGCTCGAATCCGAAAAAATAGTCAAG CTCTTCGACATGAAGAAGTTCCAGTCGAATGTGAATCGCGAATTGCGACGCGCCTATCCGGATCGCCGCCGCTTGGAGACGCAGTGCCTCTCCTCGGTGGCGTTTGTCAAGTCGGAGAACGACGTCTTGGAGTGCCCCATCTGGGTGCTCATCGTCAATGTGGTGGCCATGGATATGCTGAAGAGCAAGCTGCCGCCTG TGCAACGTCCCATTGTGGACATCAAGAACCGCCCGCGTATTCCGATTCCCGACGAGGATCCCTACAGTGTGGCCGGCAACGGAAGTGGAGGCAGTTCCGGCAGCTCTGGCTTCGGCAGTGGCCACCAAGCGCAGCTGcatccacagcagcagcagcagctgggcaAGCACCTCAACGGCAACGGAGGAGGACATGTGGCCGCCACCCGGGAACAGCTGCTGCTCCAGACGCAACAACTGGCCCACAAGCGCAGCGAGAAACCTCCAAAGCTGCCGCCCAGGGATAATATCTATTCGCACGATCTGATTCCAAAG CCGGACTACGATGACATTGACTTGGAGACTCGCATCAAACTGTCGCGTGGAAAATCGGACAAGGGCaaagataacaaaaaatatg ATGATCCCTACTACTGCGGCCTGCGGGCCCGAGTCCCGAACTTTGTGAAGTCCGGCAAGCCGATCTCCTCGGCGGCCAAGGACCAGCGAGACGGCAATGCGAACAACATCGGCAACGGCGGCATCAGCACGCTCAGCCAGAAGAAGACCTCGATGATCCACAACCACCTGGGCGGCATGCATCCGCACCacatccagcagcagcagcagcagctgatgGCCGCGGCGGCGGCTGCGCATGCGGCCCAGCACCACCATGCGGGTCACCagcgggagcagcagcagcaccaccagatTTGGCAGACTCGCAGCTATGAGAGCGGcataggtatttataaacagGGCGGGCCCAACGCGGCCCACCCACCACACAAATCGCACGcactgcaaatgcaaatgcatcagcaactgcaacatcaacaacatcAACCACAGTCACTGCCAACGGACCTAACAGCAACCACTGCAACAGCAACCACCAAGACACAAAGCACAGCTAACCAACCACGTAGCCACCACCAGCCACATCCGCATCTGCATCCGCACGCACATCCGCACCACAGACACCACCGGCACGGTCACGGGCACCACTGCGAACGGCACGCCcacctgcagcagcaacatgtgttgcagcagcagcaaccgtaCTACGACAATCTGGAGAATCCcgtggctcctcctcctcgctcaGTGTCCCGGCGTCCCTCCACCCGCCGTTCGGCGCCGGAGGAGAGCTCCTCCGCCTGCAATTGCGTTAGCTGCTATGCTCTGGCTCCCCTCTGCGGAGCAGTGCCTCCGCCGCGACCGCAAAGGAGCCTGAGCCAGCAGCAGTTGAGGCGTCACCAGCGGCTCAGCGGCAGCCAGGTGGAGCCCGAAGTCCGGCCGGGTGTGGTCAAGTGGTGCAGCGAGAGCGATGTCTCGGTGCTGGAGCTGGAACCCACGGCTAACGAACGCTACGACGACTGCTACGAGTACGACGACTTCGACATGGCTTTCGACCTGGACGACGACCTGGGCCTGACCGAGAACATACGACGACGCAAGGGCACCGAGACGGTGGACATGTACGTGGATCGCGCCCAGCTCCGCCAGCTGCAGACGCCGGCAGTGCTGAGGACCAAGTCCCAGTCCACCGAGAGCTTCTTCGAGCAGCCCAACGAGGAGGGCTCACTGTACATGTACGGCGGCAGGAAGCGGATCGCGGTGAAGGCGCCGTCGGCGGTGAACATCTATGACCGGGTGCGCGGCTCCATGGACTCCACGGAGAGGGCAGGACGCAGTGCGGCAGGACCCAAAAGGGGCCAGTGCCATAAGAAGCCCCATCTGCCGCCGCCTAGTTGGCGAGGCGGCAAGCGACAGGAGCAGGCTCAAAACGCTGACAAAAGACAAAGATATGACAATGCCATTGGcaacggcaacagcagcaacaaccaaCACAAAAGACAGCTAACGAACGCCAAGCAAGACAATGACGACatgttgaaaaacaaaaattatttcaatagtaaaaacaaaagtatagcaacagcaacagtcgcagcagcagcagcagcgaaagcgacagcaacatcagccagcacagcagcaacatctggaGGTGGAGCAGCCGCCGGAGCAACAGGAGTTGCCGGGGGAAAGGCCCGAGGAGCCCCAGCTACAGACAATGCCACATCGGCCAGTGGGATACagtctgctcctcctcctccgacgGCCACCAGGACCGGACGCAGTGCCAGCCGCCTTGACATCAGCGACATGGAGTCCATTTATGGCTACCTAAAGCCCCGCAAGCCGCGCAGCCTCAGCCTGAAGAAAATCCAAATACTCGACTACTGA